In Plodia interpunctella isolate USDA-ARS_2022_Savannah chromosome 4, ilPloInte3.2, whole genome shotgun sequence, the sequence TAAGGCTATCTTTCTTTTCTTACgtttaaaaagtacttatGAAATCCAtgagatttccatacaactttcGGCCCACTACCGGCTACCTCTTGGTTAGGCCGAAAGTTGTATGGAAGGGCCTTGGTAAAATCGAGCACAATGTGAAGGGCAAAAAGATTTAGTATTATACACatttatctttcttgtatgacgaagtttatagaattattttctGTCGACGTCCTTACGTCCTTTATATTAGATACTTACACAGacagaataataaaagtttcaaGTAAAGGAATACAGTACAAAATTCAAGAATTCGgctaaacatatattttagattacaattgcttaactttaaaataaattaataggcGGAAATTAATCCATGCAGACTTCAACTAATGCTTCTGGAAGTCCAGAAATTTTGAGGGCTGTGGAAGATTTGGCCTCTCCTTTGTCGAATCTTGGCTTCCTTCCAGTGGCCTTTGTTTTTGGTGGTGGTTTCTCCTTTTTAGGCCCATTATGTAGATTCATGTGATAATCCAACTTAGCCTGAAAAATTTGATATCATTAAGTCATATTAGTAttgttacaagcttttatttagtttcagtCTGtaatttctcctacttccagttgtcctacagagttgataTTTCCCAcgtcagtttccatgacaatgcattattatgacaagCATGACCAGATTGTGCACCCAGggtcggctcccaacgaggaaATTCCTCAACGATTTACAGCACGAACGtgggttttttgtcaggcgttataTGCAACAAGATGACGAAGAGacctctctgacgacaataaaagcttgtggcaaaaactgtatttttgtgaaaaacttgtttcttattaatatctttagtagtaacatatttttccaTTCTTCAAGAATAACATGTCATCACAATATggaacataatatacatatggAATATAAACTGCACGAATATATTGGTCTCTTCATAAAGACCATCATTTGTTATAATCAAAAAATGAACCGACCTTAGTTGACAGTTGGGCAGGGCAAATGGTACAGTTATATGTGAAGTTCAAATGTCGCACCATAATGTGTTGCTTCAAGTTACTATTTCTAGTATAGTacctgcaataaaaaaaatcttttaaatggTTTTTCTTCGCCACCAAGAACCAAGATTCATGAGATGATCTAAGTTTAGTTTGAAGTCCACTTTTCGGTCCAAAAATTCTAATGTTTTGGCaggttttagttttttagtcATAAACCTGGACTTTTTAGGcatgtcatttttaatttgtcaatgTGAATTTGTGATGTACTTCATCtagttgaattttgaatttaatccAAAAAGTTACACTTACTCTAAATAATATCCGCAttataaagaaattgatagattttttgttgaatctaatttatttattgtatagtaTAATTAGATGGACTACCCACAAGGCAAGGTTGCagtggtaagcaaacaccacAGACCAAGGACAGTAGCAACCCGATAAGAGCCACTGATGCATTGCACACTTTGtcatacttaataattaaatttgcgGGAGGACTAAACAGTACCATTGCTTAGTAAAATATTCGAATGTAATAAGAATTATTGTTACCTCTGACAACCCTCATATGGACAATGAAAAACTTTTGTACAGACATGGGTTCTGATATGTCGTAGAAGGTAGCATCTCTGTTTGAAGGTCATTCCACACTCCTCACATTTgtattctgaaataaaaattattctaagTAAGTCTGTATCATAAATAGAAATGTCTCTAATGTCTTACAGTTTCTTAGTAGTTGGTAGCTTTGTTAAATAAAGGTATgtgaaaatgtgcctgtgaaggtctaatttctgaattgcGAGCTTATAGAGATTACAGATCGAAGGAACTTTTCACAACACTATTATCCctgactttttatttaatttgcaatcgatgtatatatgtaagttCGAGTCAAATCTAAGGAGCAAGATAAATTTGATCTACCTACTTTCCAGTTTCCAATTGAGCTAAAATTTTGCACATATTTACAAGATGTATATAACTTTGGCCTCACAATATagattgacaaaaaaatgaaattgtattttattttaaataatgaattttaatttttttttatttagtagtcTTTAAGCACCAAAACGAATGTTTCCTGTAggtatacttttaaaaaacttgtaaaataagCTTCAAAATACtggtcataaaataaaaacaaatacaatgaACTAAAAAGAGGAACTCTTACTGGTGGAATTCGAACTCTCTCTCACACCAACCATTTCTTTATAAACAACCTCGACTATCAGTCTTTTGACAATGCTGGTGAAACATTTCAAGGGAATCTGTTGAGAAATGCGACCTCTAGAGGAGATCACACGGAAATACGAAAGCATTTTTGGCCCAGCTGAAACTGAGACCTCACTTGCTTTGCTCATTCGATTAAATAGTTGGTTGCCTCTTcaattcacattatttttctttgtatggTACCTAACTTAAgtttatcttttatctttcCTTCAAATACCCTTTTGTAGCATAAAGTTGTATATTGTTCaaacaatatacaattttatgctacaaaatcattaaatgttaatttactaaaataccTGCTTACCTTCCCTCTTgtgattgttttgtttatgctCCAGAAATTTAGCATAGAGATTAAACTTCATGGGACAATCGGGGCACTCATAAGTTTTGTGTGCTCTCATGTGTTTTCTCTTTTCATTATGGCTCACAAATTCTTTTGAACAACAATCACaactgaaaaaaaagaaagaaatcttTAAATGTTGTAGTGTGTCCCAAGTGCTAACTTAGTAATAACACAGTAGTGCAACAATATCTGGGATGCATCAAAAGTTGAAGCAAAATATATACCGAAAGGATTTTATGCCACTGTGAATGAACATATGGGCACAAAGTAGGTTTCTTGTTCTAAACTCCGCTTTACAATGATCACAACTTAACATAGGGCTCCGTGTACTATCAGGTGAATGATATTCTTTGACATGGCGCTTCAAATTCTGGGAATTGGAGAATGATTTGATGCACGAAGGACAactgcaaaattaaaataatcatggtaagtttttactatttataccataaaaaaattatatattattattttctttcagtcATGCAAACAGCTTTTGCATCCAAAACTTTTTATAGTAGAATTCAACATTtcataagataataaaaataatgacctGAATGTTGTTCTGGGTTGAGCTGGAACAGATCTATGGGCTGTATTTATATGACGGGTTAAATGGCTTCTGTTTGTATAAGATTTGTCGCAGGCAGGTTCTGTGCATCGGTAAGCTTTCTGTAAGTTacaccaataaaatataaatttcagaaTATAGAACACAAGGGTGTGGTTTGTAAATACCACTTTCTTAGAATACAAATAAAGGAATAACATAATTtgctacaaattaaaaaaggagGAACTCCTAATTAGTGGATATAttgactatttttatttttatttgtcaaggcaaattgacaaataaaaatgtgtggCAAGGGGAGCAAGACCCTTGCCACAATCTTGACAATTAATCTCTGCCTACCATGGGAAACAGATGTGATAATAATGTGTACCTATTATCATCAAATATCATCTTTTGCCGGGTAGGCAAAGTCAGCCAAGGGACT encodes:
- the LOC128669103 gene encoding zinc finger protein 782-like isoform X1; this encodes MEYTTSQIANETRFTFSYCTYGPTSSSCALIESIADAEGNNHRRSQTISLMDSEENNEVEEMEMEVVKTKVKRKEKKGYPCPHEGCKAAFSRPYRLSEHLFVHFNYKAYRCTEPACDKSYTNRSHLTRHINTAHRSVPAQPRTTFSCPSCIKSFSNSQNLKRHVKEYHSPDSTRSPMLSCDHCKAEFRTRNLLCAHMFIHSGIKSFRCDCCSKEFVSHNEKRKHMRAHKTYECPDCPMKFNLYAKFLEHKQNNHKREEYKCEECGMTFKQRCYLLRHIRTHVCTKVFHCPYEGCQRYYTRNSNLKQHIMVRHLNFTYNCTICPAQLSTKAKLDYHMNLHNGPKKEKPPPKTKATGRKPRFDKGEAKSSTALKISGLPEALVEVCMD
- the LOC128669103 gene encoding zinc finger protein 492-like isoform X2 yields the protein MDSEENNEVEEMEMEVVKTKVKRKEKKGYPCPHEGCKAAFSRPYRLSEHLFVHFNYKAYRCTEPACDKSYTNRSHLTRHINTAHRSVPAQPRTTFSCPSCIKSFSNSQNLKRHVKEYHSPDSTRSPMLSCDHCKAEFRTRNLLCAHMFIHSGIKSFRCDCCSKEFVSHNEKRKHMRAHKTYECPDCPMKFNLYAKFLEHKQNNHKREEYKCEECGMTFKQRCYLLRHIRTHVCTKVFHCPYEGCQRYYTRNSNLKQHIMVRHLNFTYNCTICPAQLSTKAKLDYHMNLHNGPKKEKPPPKTKATGRKPRFDKGEAKSSTALKISGLPEALVEVCMD